A section of the Chloroflexota bacterium genome encodes:
- a CDS encoding phytanoyl-CoA dioxygenase family protein, with amino-acid sequence MRSARNLKWQQAIKMLVTSEQREAFERDGYFVTDKLFTDELLDSTADDFERLRNIMDAERAEDGGDSINIVGRNFIWDMHDKSSAARQLAVGETMSQLAMELIGDDVRLYWDQAVTKAPRTGGKFDWHQDSGYYPIVPEEYLTIWLPLHDVNEHNGTLAVMPGSHRWGLQEHKKAEDSPDLVGYDGDDPGVTIDVAKGHAIAMSSMCLHRSGPNQSDQARLAYVIQFCPSFAIDPNTGGPRGAWIEVARGGEVVCDQLPEGELGELGVGNSTKQQVTGINARKSGKKPRPLGGRV; translated from the coding sequence GCCCGCAATCTCAAATGGCAACAGGCGATCAAGATGCTGGTTACATCCGAACAACGCGAAGCATTCGAGCGCGACGGGTATTTCGTCACCGACAAGCTTTTCACCGACGAATTGCTCGATTCGACCGCAGACGATTTTGAGCGCCTGCGCAATATCATGGACGCCGAGCGGGCCGAGGACGGTGGCGACTCGATCAACATCGTCGGTCGCAACTTCATCTGGGACATGCACGACAAGAGTTCCGCCGCACGCCAGCTGGCGGTCGGCGAGACGATGTCGCAGCTGGCAATGGAGCTGATCGGGGACGACGTCCGGCTCTACTGGGACCAGGCAGTCACCAAGGCCCCGCGAACCGGCGGCAAATTCGACTGGCACCAGGATTCGGGCTACTACCCGATCGTTCCGGAGGAATACCTGACCATCTGGCTGCCGCTGCACGACGTCAACGAGCACAACGGTACCCTCGCAGTCATGCCGGGGTCGCACCGGTGGGGCCTGCAAGAACACAAAAAGGCCGAGGATTCGCCCGATCTGGTGGGCTACGACGGCGACGACCCGGGCGTGACGATCGACGTGGCCAAAGGACATGCGATCGCAATGTCATCGATGTGCCTGCACCGCTCCGGCCCCAACCAGTCGGACCAGGCCCGGCTGGCGTACGTAATCCAGTTCTGCCCGTCATTTGCCATCGATCCCAACACCGGGGGTCCGCGGGGGGCCTGGATCGAAGTGGCCCGGGGCGGCGAAGTGGTTTGCGATCAACTGCCGGAAGGCGAACTCGGCGAGTTGGGAGTCGGGAACTCGACCAAGCAACAAGTTACCGGAATCAACGCCCGCAAGTCTGGAAAGAAGCCCCGCCCGCTGGGAGGGCGCGTCTAA
- a CDS encoding ABC transporter substrate-binding protein, whose amino-acid sequence MAGIGELTIGHSPDADDAFMFYAITHDLVGIGDGARYRHREVLEDIQSLNERALRAELDMTAISAAVYPDVAADYQILCCGASMGLGYGPLVVSREPCALPDLAGKRVAMPGPHTTAFMLSKMFLPTVEAVQLPFDQVMEPVADGELAAAVVIHEGQLTYVDAGLYKICDLGQVWFEETGLPLPLGLDCVKRSLPSDLRLQLLDALQGSIRAAFANNAAAVDYALQFGRGIDAERGEKFAKMYVNDLTYDMGDDGVAALAELYRRAAAAEIIPAAPPVDVLFPG is encoded by the coding sequence ATGGCCGGGATTGGCGAACTGACGATCGGGCACAGTCCGGACGCCGACGATGCTTTCATGTTCTATGCGATCACCCACGACCTGGTCGGGATCGGCGATGGTGCCAGGTACCGGCACCGCGAGGTGCTCGAAGACATCCAGAGTCTTAACGAACGTGCCCTGCGGGCCGAATTGGATATGACCGCGATTTCGGCGGCCGTCTATCCGGACGTGGCCGCCGACTACCAGATCCTCTGTTGCGGCGCCTCGATGGGGCTCGGTTACGGCCCGCTGGTAGTGAGCCGCGAGCCTTGCGCGCTGCCCGATCTGGCCGGGAAGCGGGTGGCCATGCCGGGGCCGCACACCACTGCTTTCATGCTCTCGAAGATGTTCCTTCCTACGGTTGAGGCGGTGCAGCTGCCGTTCGATCAGGTTATGGAGCCGGTTGCCGACGGCGAACTTGCCGCGGCGGTCGTGATCCACGAGGGGCAGCTCACCTACGTTGACGCCGGGCTCTACAAGATCTGCGATCTGGGTCAGGTCTGGTTTGAAGAAACCGGCCTGCCGTTGCCGCTGGGGCTCGACTGCGTCAAGCGGTCGTTGCCGTCGGACCTGCGCCTGCAACTGCTCGACGCGCTGCAAGGCAGCATCCGGGCGGCGTTTGCCAATAATGCCGCCGCGGTTGATTACGCGCTGCAGTTCGGCCGCGGGATCGACGCCGAGCGCGGCGAGAAGTTCGCCAAGATGTACGTGAACGATCTCACCTACGACATGGGAGACGACGGCGTCGCGGCGCTTGCCGAGCTTTACCGGCGGGCGGCCGCGGCCGAGATAATTCCGGCTGCTCCGCCGGTGGACGTGCTTTTTCCGGGATAA
- the mqnC gene encoding dehypoxanthine futalosine cyclase: MIDAIRAKLVANERLDSADGLYLLERADLLELGQLAAEARFARHPDPVVTYVVDTNLNYTNICDAYCSFCAFYRPPGSGAEQGAYTYTADEIVEQVGRAAEMGCTTVLMQGGLHPNLPLTYYTDLVRAVLAAHPQVTPHFWSAPEIFKMAQVSGESYSAIFEALWEAGQRTLPGGGAEVLTNRVRHKISPLKMDADEWIKILRAAHGVGFTGTATMMYGHVETDADIVEHLDRIRDLQDEPGPGYFHAFVPWSFSPGDTPLGRRLGRKRAGPNKYLRILALARLYLDNFDHIDASWFSEGKKTGQIALHFGADDFGGTLFDENVMNEAGHYNRTTEAEVQLMIREAGFKPARRDTKYRVLEQIADPVAV; encoded by the coding sequence ATGATCGATGCCATCCGCGCCAAACTCGTCGCCAACGAACGGCTGGATAGCGCCGACGGTCTCTATCTTTTGGAGCGCGCCGACCTGCTGGAGCTGGGCCAGCTGGCCGCAGAGGCCCGCTTTGCGCGGCACCCCGATCCGGTGGTCACTTACGTAGTCGACACGAACCTCAACTACACCAACATCTGCGACGCCTACTGCTCGTTCTGCGCGTTTTATCGGCCCCCGGGGTCCGGCGCCGAGCAGGGCGCTTACACCTACACCGCCGACGAGATCGTCGAGCAGGTCGGGCGGGCCGCCGAAATGGGATGCACGACCGTGCTCATGCAGGGCGGCCTTCACCCGAACCTGCCGCTGACCTATTACACCGACTTGGTACGCGCCGTCCTCGCCGCCCATCCACAGGTGACGCCCCATTTCTGGTCGGCCCCGGAGATTTTCAAAATGGCCCAGGTCAGCGGAGAGTCCTACTCCGCGATTTTCGAGGCTCTCTGGGAAGCCGGTCAGAGGACTTTGCCCGGTGGTGGCGCCGAGGTCCTGACCAACCGGGTGCGGCACAAGATCTCGCCGCTGAAGATGGATGCCGACGAATGGATAAAGATCCTGCGCGCGGCCCACGGGGTCGGATTCACCGGGACGGCGACGATGATGTACGGGCACGTGGAGACCGACGCCGACATCGTCGAGCACCTGGACCGGATCCGGGACCTTCAGGATGAACCCGGGCCGGGCTACTTCCACGCATTCGTCCCCTGGAGCTTCTCTCCCGGCGACACGCCGCTGGGTCGCCGCCTGGGCCGCAAGCGGGCCGGGCCCAACAAGTACTTGCGGATCCTGGCGCTGGCGCGGCTGTACCTGGACAATTTCGATCACATCGACGCCAGCTGGTTTTCCGAAGGCAAGAAGACCGGCCAGATCGCCCTGCACTTCGGGGCCGACGATTTCGGCGGCACGCTGTTCGACGAGAACGTGATGAACGAGGCCGGTCATTACAACCGGACGACCGAGGCCGAAGTTCAGCTCATGATCCGCGAAGCCGGTTTCAAACCGGCACGGCGCGATACGAAATACCGGGTGCTTGAACAGATCGCAGATCCGGTGGCGGTCTGA
- a CDS encoding menaquinone biosynthesis protein codes for MPWRRVPWDSNGKRWPRWCATPARFRWRATPSTARWKSLPESSELQRLRLGRIAYLNTEPFFASDTIRSAAVSLPPRQMYDLAAAGTIDAAPLPSVALADHPDLFAQVGNFTIAAAGPVSSVLLRSRIPPSEFSPGTRIGVTSETATSLRLLKVLLYEYWGLGQGLLFDPLGPENDAQLVIGDQALSEQAAEFPHLIDLGAAWYEFSGSPFVYALWLAGPRASESALEELADYFSVNLARNGADVSEIADRRPGLGMTEEQIESYLAKFSYRLGERERVGLEQFFELDARVRTRSVSR; via the coding sequence CTGCCCTGGCGGAGAGTCCCCTGGGACTCGAACGGGAAGCGATGGCCCAGATGGTGCGCGACGCCGGCAAGATTCCGGTGGCGCGCAACGCCCTCTACCGCGAGGTGGAAGTCTTTGCCTGAGAGCTCCGAGCTGCAACGGCTGCGGCTGGGCCGGATCGCATATCTGAACACCGAACCGTTTTTTGCCAGCGACACCATCCGCTCGGCCGCGGTCTCGCTGCCGCCGCGCCAGATGTACGACCTGGCAGCCGCCGGCACGATCGACGCCGCCCCGCTTCCCTCGGTGGCCCTGGCCGACCATCCCGACCTGTTTGCCCAGGTCGGCAACTTCACGATCGCGGCCGCCGGTCCGGTCAGTTCGGTGCTGCTCCGCTCGCGGATTCCGCCTTCAGAATTCAGTCCCGGTACCCGCATCGGCGTAACTTCCGAGACCGCGACCTCGCTGCGGCTGCTGAAGGTCCTCCTGTACGAGTACTGGGGCTTGGGCCAAGGCCTGCTATTCGACCCCTTGGGTCCCGAAAACGACGCCCAGCTGGTGATCGGCGACCAGGCCCTCAGCGAGCAGGCGGCCGAATTCCCACACTTGATCGACCTGGGAGCGGCCTGGTACGAGTTCTCCGGGTCGCCATTCGTGTACGCGCTGTGGCTGGCCGGCCCCCGCGCATCCGAATCGGCCCTGGAGGAGCTGGCCGACTATTTTTCGGTCAACCTGGCCCGCAACGGCGCCGATGTCTCGGAGATCGCGGACCGCCGCCCGGGGCTGGGCATGACGGAGGAGCAGATCGAATCCTACCTGGCCAAATTCAGCTACCGTCTCGGCGAACGCGAGCGGGTCGGCCTGGAGCAGTTCTTCGAATTGGACGCCCGCGTGCGAACCCGGAGCGTCTCCCGATGA
- the mqnE gene encoding aminofutalosine synthase MqnE, which translates to MKFSDPALAPIWERVVAGERLPKADGLALLETSDILGLGRMADFAKRRVSGDKVYFVLNVQVNPTNICVLSCKFCDFAAKPGDDHAYEMSYEEILETIHPEMEEMHLVGGHHHTLPFEWYEELLRTVRRERPNVQIKAFTAAEIDYFCKRFKLSEDEVFDRLIDAGLQSMPGGGAEVFSDRVRKLLFRGKIGRHRWMDIHHMAHRRGLRSNATLLYGHIETLEERIDHLVVLREGQDVTGGFLAFIPLEYQLGTTRLVDRGATAIDDLKMLAVSRLMLDNVPHIKSYWIMTGAETAAIGLNFGADDLDGTIGKERIAHAALAESPLGLEREAMAQMVRDAGKIPVARNALYREVEVFA; encoded by the coding sequence CTGAAATTCAGCGACCCGGCCCTGGCGCCGATCTGGGAGAGAGTCGTCGCCGGCGAGCGATTACCCAAGGCGGACGGTCTGGCGCTGCTTGAGACCTCCGACATCCTGGGGCTGGGACGAATGGCCGATTTCGCCAAGCGGCGAGTCTCGGGAGACAAGGTCTACTTTGTCCTGAACGTGCAGGTGAACCCGACCAACATCTGCGTGCTTTCGTGCAAATTCTGCGACTTCGCCGCCAAGCCCGGCGACGACCACGCCTACGAGATGTCCTACGAGGAAATCCTGGAAACCATCCACCCCGAGATGGAGGAAATGCACCTGGTCGGCGGGCATCACCACACGCTGCCGTTCGAGTGGTACGAGGAGCTCCTGCGCACGGTCCGCCGCGAGCGCCCCAACGTGCAGATCAAGGCGTTCACGGCGGCCGAGATCGATTACTTCTGCAAGCGTTTCAAGCTCAGCGAGGACGAGGTATTCGACCGATTGATCGATGCCGGATTACAGTCGATGCCCGGCGGCGGAGCGGAAGTGTTCTCCGACCGCGTACGCAAACTCCTGTTCCGCGGCAAGATCGGCCGTCACCGCTGGATGGACATCCACCACATGGCCCACCGCCGCGGCCTGCGCTCGAATGCGACGCTGCTATACGGGCACATAGAAACGCTGGAGGAACGGATCGACCATCTGGTCGTCCTGCGCGAGGGACAGGACGTGACCGGTGGATTCCTGGCTTTCATTCCGCTCGAATACCAGCTGGGGACCACCCGCCTGGTTGACCGCGGCGCCACCGCAATCGATGACCTGAAGATGCTGGCGGTGTCGCGCCTGATGCTGGACAACGTCCCGCACATCAAGTCCTATTGGATCATGACCGGGGCCGAAACCGCCGCGATCGGCCTCAATTTCGGCGCCGACGACCTCGACGGCACGATCGGCAAGGAGCGCATAGCCCACGCTGCCCTGGCGGAGAGTCCCCTGGGACTCGAACGGGAAGCGATGGCCCAGATGGTGCGCGACGCCGGCAAGATTCCGGTGGCGCGCAACGCCCTCTACCGCGAGGTGGAAGTCTTTGCCTGA